CTGCCATCTCACTACATTAATTTATTACTGATAGTAACCTTGTGACAATCATCATCTTATGTTGGCCATATCTTGTGTATATCTCACTACATTAAAACATCTGGTCATGTATGGTAGATTAGATAGAGATACATTCAAAGTTCTCGAACAAAACTAATACAATCCAAATTTGCTTAATAACCATTGCCATTTCACTACATCAACTGCCAACAAAACCCTCATCACAGTTGTTGCTTACTGACTGACCATCTGGAATTTAACAATCCGAAATCTCACCACACACTTAGACATGTCAAATTggcacatttttttttattagatgccataattttttaatatgaaTAAGGAATCAACAAAACATAATCGaccaatttataatatatatagtaAGAACAGAGCTGTGATAAGTTTGCAAGAAATATGGCGCAAGTGTTTATACAGCATGCATCACtaataataactaaataaaatatgaatagaCCATAAAATctcaatattttaatataagaaaaggGGGACAGAGAGAAGAAGATCCTTGAGCCCCCACTTGCCGCCTCGTGGCCGCCTATTGTAGCTCGCACCATCACCAGCCATTCATCACCATCACACACGGACACACCCATGTCGGCCGCCCCGCAGCCTTCATCCAAGATTCCGAAGAGGGACCTCCTGGACTCCCCTCTCGCGCGAATATTCCAAATTCTCTCCGGCCACCTCGACGGAATCCCCTCCGACGATGAGCTCGAGCCCTCCCCCGAACTCGACCCTGAGGACTGCAAGGCCCTCTTGGACGCTTTGCCGCAAGGCGGCGAGTTGGTGCTCGTGGCCTTGGCGGTGGGGGACGCCGCCACCATGGACGCACCAACGGCGGGGGACGCCGCCGCCACCATGGACGTACCAATGGCGGGGAACGCGCCAGGAGAGGGCAGCGCTGCGCATGTGCCGGTGAAGGGACCGCGACAGCGGGTGGTGCGACGGCAGCGGCGACTAGAGGAGTGTAATCTGCCAACGGGCCTGACGACAACTGCAAGGGAGAGGCAATCTGGCAAAAGCAAGAGGAACAAAGATAAAGTTTGTTCCTTTCCCTATTAGATTTCTTTGTTATATAAAATTATCAATGGGAGGTAGAAGAATGATATGCATGATTAAGCCTAAAATTTAACAACTTAATTTGTTGGATCAATTTAAGTTCCAACATATAAATCAAGTTCCTTGGTTCCGACTTTCTGTCTttccaacaagtggtatcagagatgATGAGTGAAATCCAATGGAACTCTTGAGACTACCAAGGTGCAAGAATTGGTGGCTCTCGAGGAAAAAAAACACAACATGCAAGCTGTTAGAACAAAGTTATGCGGCTGCAGTATGTCAGGTGGATGCGGCAAGTGGACTTGATGGAGTATAGGTGTGTTGGTTTGAATGCAGACTCGGGCATGATTCTTAGAAGAGAATACTCTTGTAAATGTTTGGTGCAGTGAAAAGTGGCATGCAAGTAGTgcactaaaaaaaagaaaaacaaaaaaaaaggcaaaagcCTTGATCGAAGAGCAATGCATTGAGGAAGTTTTTATTGGCTCATACGTAAAGGGAGAATATATTGAGGATTATGTGCGAGGTTTAGTCCTACATAGAGTAATTAGTAGAAGGCATGTGAAGATAATCCTAAGAACGAATTCAGCCCCCTCATGCATGTATATTGGGAGATCATCTCCAATGTACCATGAATTCATCCCAACCTGAATTATCCTCCGATCACAAGCATGATCTGTGGAGATATGACACAAACGACTCCTATTgcccaagaagaaaaaggggaagagaGCAGGGAGAAATTAGAAAATAGGAGAGGAAGATTAGAAAAAAGGCACAATGCAGGCTAACTCATAAAAAGGAGAAGGTTTCGCTAACTCACACAAGGTGTTCTATCTTATGCTCAAGGCCAAGAACGTGGGACTTTTATATAAGCTCGGTTCAGGTAAGCCTATTACGACCTTCGCGACTGTCTCAATAAAGACTTTAATAGAGACAGCACGCGGATGGAAAACGAGTAATACTTACAGTATGATGCACGAGTAAGTCTAATTTAAATCTAAATTTAAATACACCCGCACCCACGCCCAACATCCACGCGGCGCAACTGCAGATAAGAAATTATTAGATTGCATTTTAAAATCCACTCCTTTTTTAGTTCAATAAAAAATGAacctttccaaaaaaaaaaaaatcaattaaaatttcCAACAGCAATAGCTTAACTAACGAGACATAATGCCTACGAGCACGCTCAGATAAGTTGACAATTGACTTCAACTGTACTGCCATTGGAGGTAGGCCATCTCCATGAAGCAAGATTTTGTTTTCTGGGGAGGGGAGCAGGACTTCATTTTCCAGCTTTTTCACAAATTTGTCTTCATCTACAACACCACCATTTAACCTCTAGAGGCAGATCATCGACATGGAGAAGGATTCTTGCTTGCAATAGCCTCAAAAATCATATGATGTTTTGCAATAACAAAGCAAGCTCGATGAAGCATGCATACAGCACAAGGAAATCCGAATCGAACAAGACTGGCGaattgaaatagtgtacttcaAAATTATTGAGATAAAGAGCAGGAAGATCGAACATGGTCGTCTCCTTTGTCCGCTGGCAAACTAGAACAGATACTTTTACCATACTAATTGGCTGGCAAAACTTAAATCACAACAACACATTGATCAACTAGTGCTCGGTTCTATAAAGAGAAGGGAACAATCAAACAGGACCAGAAGGTCAGATTCAAGCGACCTCAAAACTTGCCTTCTTCCTACTATAATTCACCTCACCGACGACCATTGATCTCGGTCCCCGACCATTGACGACAACCCATCTGTTCAAGAAACTTGGTCAGCTGCATGTGCTTCGCTGCCCACTGCTCTGCTAATTTCTGTTCCTTAGCTTCAGCATCCCTGCCCAATCCTAGGATCTGCTCCTTGTACTCTGCTTCAATCCTCTCCAGCGCCCGCTGCTGCTCCTCCCGGAGCGCCCTGACCTTAGCCTCGATCTCCTCaatcttctccctcctcctGCAAGCCTTCTCCGACTCCAGCTGCAGCTCGACCCTCTTCAGCCTCCATGCTGCTTCCTTCTTGTGCGCCGCCCAAGCTCTATGCCCTTCTTCTAACTCTCTGCAGCACTCTACCAGCTCTGAGACTATCCGGCCATCAACTGAAGGAACTCCTGATACCGTGTTCTGCTGTGAACCAGCCAAGCCCAGAGTATTGTGCGCTCCTCGTTCTGTTTGAAACCAGGGTATCGATGCAGGAGGCACGGTGGAAGAAGAGAGAGTTAGAGTCACAGAAGGCGAGGACGGTCTGTGGGAGCTATTGGAGTTCGAAAGCCATGGAGGAAGTAGTGGTGTAGCCATGAGCAGTGGGGAGATCCGGCGCTCTTTAACCAGCTTCTCTGCAAAGTTCTCGAGAATGCGATCGTATTTTCCCTGCTCCAAGGAGCTCAAAACAGGTTTGCTGCTCTCTCTTTGCTCCCTCTGCTGCTTCTCCTTGAAGACTTCCCACCACTTGCCGAGCCTCTTGGCGGTGCGGCCCGGGACCTCGGAGGCAATCTTCTTCCACTTGTTACCGTGCTTGGCCTGGAGCTTGATTACAAGGCGCTGCTCCTCCTCAGTAAGAGATCCCTTCTTGATCCCTGGCTTAAGGTAGTTCTTCCACCTCTCCAAGCAGGATTTGGCATCCCTGTGAA
The Phoenix dactylifera cultivar Barhee BC4 chromosome 3, palm_55x_up_171113_PBpolish2nd_filt_p, whole genome shotgun sequence DNA segment above includes these coding regions:
- the LOC103716486 gene encoding transcription factor AS1-like — translated: MKERQRWRSEEDAILRAYVRQYGPREWNFVSQRMNVPLHRDAKSCLERWKNYLKPGIKKGSLTEEEQRLVIKLQAKHGNKWKKIASEVPGRTAKRLGKWWEVFKEKQQREQRESSKPVLSSLEQGKYDRILENFAEKLVKERRISPLLMATPLLPPWLSNSNSSHRPSSPSVTLTLSSSTVPPASIPWFQTERGAHNTLGLAGSQQNTVSGVPSVDGRIVSELVECCRELEEGHRAWAAHKKEAAWRLKRVELQLESEKACRRREKIEEIEAKVRALREEQQRALERIEAEYKEQILGLGRDAEAKEQKLAEQWAAKHMQLTKFLEQMGCRQWSGTEINGRR